In one Epinephelus lanceolatus isolate andai-2023 chromosome 19, ASM4190304v1, whole genome shotgun sequence genomic region, the following are encoded:
- the ch25hl2 gene encoding cholesterol 25-hydroxylase-like protein 2 — protein sequence MSTVRLLRTLSWMSDEDNVTGVQSQGLVLQPAWDYLHQNHHDLLRSPLFPVILSVTTYFLLVGIYTVLDLMAPTWPCINRYRLHPDRPVTWPNIWTTLGVTIYNHLLYIFPATVAQWLWRPPTPLPCEAPTLCSFFLGILGCMVVFDFQYYLWHLLHHRVPWLYRTFHAVHHQYNQPFSLVTQYLSGWELFSVGFWATIDPILLQCHCLTTWGFMVFNVYTSTEDHCGYDFPWSIHNLVPFGLWGGAPKHDAHHQRPNTNFAPFFSHWDWLGGTHSVPAPSGHAAAGEPDEVQGKKD from the coding sequence ATGAGCACAGTCAGGTTACTCAGAACTTTATCCTGGATGTCGGATGAGGACAACGTGACTGGGGTCCAGTCCCAGGGCTTGGTCCTGCAGCCTGCCTGGGACTACCTCCACCAGAACCACCACGACCTCCTGAGGAGCCCTCTGTTCCCCGTGATCCTCTCCGTCACCACCTACTTCCTCCTGGTTGGTATTTACACTGTGCTCGACCTGATGGCTCCCACCTGGCCCTGCATTAACCGCTACAGGCTCCATCCTGACAGACCCGTCACCTGGCCCAACATCTGGACCACCCTGGGCGTCACCATCTACAACCATCTCCTCTACATCTTTCCGGCTACAGTTGCCCAGTGGCTGTGGAGGCCACCCACCCCACTGCCCTGCGAGGCACCCACACTCTGTAGCTTCTTCCTGGGCATCCTGGGCTGCATGGTGGTCTTTGACTTCCAGTATTACCTGTGGCACCTGCTGCACCACCGGGTGCCGTGGCTGTATCGCACGTTCCACGCCGTGCACCACCAGTACAACCAGCCTTTCAGCCTCGTCACCCAGTACCTGTCCGGCTGGGAGTTATTCAGCGTGGGATTTTGGGCTACAATAGACCCCATCCTGCTCCAGTGCCACTGCCTCACAACATGGGGCTTCATGGTATTCAACGTATACACTTCCACTGAAGACCACTGTGGCTACGACTTCCCCTGGTCCATTCATAACCTGGTGCCCTTTGGCCTCTGGGGTGGCGCACCAAAGCATGATGCTCACCACCAGCGGCCCAACACTAACTTCGCCCCATTCTTCTCTCACTGGGACTGGCTGGGGGGCACCCACTCTGTGCCAGCTCCCTCGGGCCACGCTGCTGCGGGAGAGCCAGACGAGGTGCAGGGGAAAAAAGACTAA
- the f2rl1.2 gene encoding coagulation factor II (thrombin) receptor-like 1, tandem duplicate 2 isoform X1 produces MKRACQFNIDTEEHSHTRGHYCILLSAVMTLKTPWVHLFLFLCCVQSCLCEQGKGRGFIGFKDPKNSDLVVVDRTTSDTLKSNLTTVFIPIVYIIVFVVGLPANGMAIWVFLFRTKKKHPSSIYMANLALADLLFVIWIPLKIAYHFNGNDWIYGEPLCKVLVSFFYGNMYCSILFIACLSVQRYWVVAHPLSQQRKNNKVAVGVCVAIWAFIWLTSTPLYLYDHTAKLKDPNITTCHDVNVIRDSNNPFPDVQLPYYYFIFMGLVVFLVPCIVIIVAYVLLLRALGNSMDDSSAAKNRQRAVVLIVTVLVTFLVCFVPSNIMLVVHYSLLKDGVINNGYGFYISTLCLASLNSCLDPFIYYFVSEDFRNHVKNTLLCRSSRTVERMRVSFSSMKYSRKSKSYVSDSGNTQSSNC; encoded by the exons ATGAAGAGGGCATGTCAGTTTAACATCGACACAGAGGAGCACAGCCACACCCGCGGACACTACTGCATTTTACTCTCTGCAGTCATGACTCTGAAGACGCCATGGGTTCACTTGTTCCTATTTTTGTGTTGCGTGCAGAGCTGCCTGTGTGAACAAG GTAAAGGACGAGGGTTTATCGGTTTTAAGGACCCTAAAAACTCAGATCTAGTAGTTGTGGACCGCACAACATCTGACACACTGAAGAGTAATCTCACCACCGTCTTCATCCCTATCGTCTACATCATCGTGTTTGTGGTGGGACTTCCTGCCAACGGCATGGCCATCTGGGTGTTCCTCTTCAGGACCAAGAAGAAGCACCCATCCTCCATCTACATGGCCAACCTGGCTCTGGCTGACCTGCTCTTTGTCATCTGGATCCCCTTAAAAATAGCATACCACTTCAACGGCAACGACTGGATCTACGGAGAGCCGCTGTGCAAAGTCCTTGTGAGCTTCTTTTATGGGAACATGTATTGCTCGATCCTTTTCATCGCCTGCCTCAGCGTGCAGAGGTACTGGGTGGTGGCTCATCCTCTGTCCCAGCAGAGGAAGAACAACAAAGTGGCTGTCGGGGTTTGCGTGGCCATCTGGGCTTTCATCTGGCTCACCAGCACGCCTCTGTATCTGTATGACCACACCGCCAAACTCAAAGACCCCAACATCACCACTTGCCACGATGTCAACGTCATACGGGACTCCAACAATCCATTTCCTGATGTGCAGCTTCCTTACTACTACTTTATCTTCATGGGTTTGGTTGTGTTCCTCGTCCCTTGTATAGTGATCATTGTGGCCTACGTCCTGCTGCTCAGGGCTCTGGGGAACAGCATGGACGACAGCTCAGCAGCAAAGAACCGCCAGAGAGCCGTGGTGCTGATCGTGACCGTCCTGGTGACATTCCTAGTGTGTTTTGTCCCCAGTAACATCATGCTGGTGGTGCACTACTCTCTACTGAAAGATGGAGTGATAAACAATGGTTACGGCTTCTACATCTCCACATTATGCCTGGCAAGCCTCAACAGCTGCCTGGACCCGTTTATCTACTACTTTGTGTCGGAGGACTTCAGGAACCACGTGAAGAACACTCTGCTGTGCAGGAGCAGCCGGACTGTGGAGAGAATGAGGGTTTCCTTCAGCTCCATGAAATACTCCAGGAAGAGCAAGTCATATGTGTCAGATAGTGGGAACACGCAGAGCAGCAACTGTTag
- the f2rl1.2 gene encoding coagulation factor II (thrombin) receptor-like 1, tandem duplicate 2 isoform X3: protein MDLTRLLSLLLIFCCFSASNAAGKGRGFIGFKDPKNSDLVVVDRTTSDTLKSNLTTVFIPIVYIIVFVVGLPANGMAIWVFLFRTKKKHPSSIYMANLALADLLFVIWIPLKIAYHFNGNDWIYGEPLCKVLVSFFYGNMYCSILFIACLSVQRYWVVAHPLSQQRKNNKVAVGVCVAIWAFIWLTSTPLYLYDHTAKLKDPNITTCHDVNVIRDSNNPFPDVQLPYYYFIFMGLVVFLVPCIVIIVAYVLLLRALGNSMDDSSAAKNRQRAVVLIVTVLVTFLVCFVPSNIMLVVHYSLLKDGVINNGYGFYISTLCLASLNSCLDPFIYYFVSEDFRNHVKNTLLCRSSRTVERMRVSFSSMKYSRKSKSYVSDSGNTQSSNC from the exons ATGGATTTAACTCGGTTATTATCGCTGCTTCtaattttctgctgcttttctgCCTCAAATGCCGCAG GTAAAGGACGAGGGTTTATCGGTTTTAAGGACCCTAAAAACTCAGATCTAGTAGTTGTGGACCGCACAACATCTGACACACTGAAGAGTAATCTCACCACCGTCTTCATCCCTATCGTCTACATCATCGTGTTTGTGGTGGGACTTCCTGCCAACGGCATGGCCATCTGGGTGTTCCTCTTCAGGACCAAGAAGAAGCACCCATCCTCCATCTACATGGCCAACCTGGCTCTGGCTGACCTGCTCTTTGTCATCTGGATCCCCTTAAAAATAGCATACCACTTCAACGGCAACGACTGGATCTACGGAGAGCCGCTGTGCAAAGTCCTTGTGAGCTTCTTTTATGGGAACATGTATTGCTCGATCCTTTTCATCGCCTGCCTCAGCGTGCAGAGGTACTGGGTGGTGGCTCATCCTCTGTCCCAGCAGAGGAAGAACAACAAAGTGGCTGTCGGGGTTTGCGTGGCCATCTGGGCTTTCATCTGGCTCACCAGCACGCCTCTGTATCTGTATGACCACACCGCCAAACTCAAAGACCCCAACATCACCACTTGCCACGATGTCAACGTCATACGGGACTCCAACAATCCATTTCCTGATGTGCAGCTTCCTTACTACTACTTTATCTTCATGGGTTTGGTTGTGTTCCTCGTCCCTTGTATAGTGATCATTGTGGCCTACGTCCTGCTGCTCAGGGCTCTGGGGAACAGCATGGACGACAGCTCAGCAGCAAAGAACCGCCAGAGAGCCGTGGTGCTGATCGTGACCGTCCTGGTGACATTCCTAGTGTGTTTTGTCCCCAGTAACATCATGCTGGTGGTGCACTACTCTCTACTGAAAGATGGAGTGATAAACAATGGTTACGGCTTCTACATCTCCACATTATGCCTGGCAAGCCTCAACAGCTGCCTGGACCCGTTTATCTACTACTTTGTGTCGGAGGACTTCAGGAACCACGTGAAGAACACTCTGCTGTGCAGGAGCAGCCGGACTGTGGAGAGAATGAGGGTTTCCTTCAGCTCCATGAAATACTCCAGGAAGAGCAAGTCATATGTGTCAGATAGTGGGAACACGCAGAGCAGCAACTGTTag
- the f2rl1.2 gene encoding coagulation factor II (thrombin) receptor-like 1, tandem duplicate 2 isoform X2, with amino-acid sequence MKRACQFNIDTEEHSHTRGHYCILLSAVMTLKTPWVHLFLFLCCVQSCLCEQDSRGFPSTETNDGVLISSQAKRFLRSHLSTVFLPIIYIIVFVVALPTNAMAVWVFLFRTKKKHPSSIYMANLALADLLFVIWIPLKIAYHLNGNNWIYGQGLCEVLVAFFYGNMYCSISFIACISVQRYWAVVQPLSQRHRNNRLAVIVSITIWVVVWLLTIPLFLYEQDVRVRELNIITCHDVTKPSQKKIAAGYFLTMGIVGFVAPTIVCIISYVLMLKALRNNMEDPTNAKRRQKAVVLIITVLVMFLVCFTPSNIMLLVHYILLLGDATNTLYGFYITTLCLASLNSCFDPFIYYFISEDFRNHVKNTLRCRSERTVERMRVSFSALKFSKKSSAYTSDSGNTRSTEC; translated from the exons ATGAAGAGGGCATGTCAGTTTAACATCGACACAGAGGAGCACAGCCACACCCGCGGACACTACTGCATTTTACTCTCTGCAGTCATGACTCTGAAGACGCCATGGGTTCACTTGTTCCTATTTTTGTGTTGCGTGCAGAGCTGCCTGTGTGAACAAG ATTCGAGAGGCTTCCCTTCTACAGAGACTAATGATGGGGTGTTGATCAGCTCCCAAGCCAAACGCTTCCTACGCAGTCATCTTTCAACCGTCTTTCTCCCAATCATCTACATCattgtgtttgttgtggcaCTGCCCACCAACGCCATGGCCGTCTGGGTGTTCCTATTCAGGACCAAGAAGAAGCATCCATCCTCCATCTACATGGCCAACCTGGCTCTGGCTGACCTGCTCTTTGTCATCTGGATCCCCTTGAAGATAGCGTATCACTTGAACGGCAACAACTGGATCTACGGACAGGGGTTGTGCGAAGTGCTGGTGGCATTTTTCTACGGCAACATGTACTGCTCCATCTCCTTCATCGCCTGTATAAGTGTTCAGCGTTACTGGGCCGTGGTACAGCCGCTGTCCCAGCGGCATAGGAATAACCGCTTGGCTGTCATTGTCTCTATAACAATCTGGGTGGTAGTCTGGCTTCTCACCATCCCTCTCTTCCTGTACGAACAGGATGTCCGGGTAAGAGAACTCAACATCATCACTTGCCATGATGTCACCAAGCCCAGTCAGAAGAAAATAGCAGCGGGCTACTTCCTGACAATGGGAATTGTGGGATTTGTTGCCCCCACCATCGTGTGCATCATATCTTACGTACTTATGCTCAAGGCACTCAGGAACAACATGGAGGACCCCACCAACGCCAAGAGGCGACAGAAAGCTGTGGTCTTGATCATCACAGTGCTGGTGATGTTTTTAGTGTGCTTCACTCCCAGTAATATTATGCTGCTGGTGCACTACATCCTCCTTTTGGGTGACGCCACCAACACCCTGTATGGATTCTACATCACCACCCTGTGCTTAGCGAGTCTTAACAGCTGTTTCGACCCTTTCATTTACTACTTCATCTCTGAGGACTTCAGGAATCACGTGAAAAACACTCTCCGCTGCAGGAGTGAGCGGACAGTGGAGAGGATGAGGGTCTCCTTCAGCGCTCTCAAGTTCTCCAAGAAAAGCAGCGCATATACGTCTGATTCAGGGAACACGCGGAGCACTGAGTGCTAG
- the LOC117269162 gene encoding proteinase-activated receptor 1-like, whose protein sequence is MFPVCLKTLLLVLVCARAASAADRNGSVPGRSFAISDSSAEQIPDPYEHYSDDYGDKANGSGWERNVTIFHGQDISEEALLFLTGPVSTILIPSFYTLVCLISVPINICAVLAFARRIRPKKPAAIYMLNLACADLLFAMLLPFKISYHFAGNNWIFGPLMCRVVTAAFYWNMYCSVLLIACISVDRLLAVVYPINSLAWRRPRNATIACVTMWIISLAGSVPLVLSNQTVHIRQLDITTCHDVQYIHELITRYKIYFITLCCALFFLPLLIIVVSYTRVIWSLSRVPRGVPGRSRRRTRAVVMALTVLVMFVLCFTPTNCLLLAHYLQFNAGVEKSKEAPDGSYAVYLVFMCLGSLNCVLDPLVYYFGSSQCQRQLSNVLRCQKITDGSSSSHTTSDSCRSSSRKILKSSRTESSIINSSVTKADSFQANLNSQYKKLLV, encoded by the coding sequence gCAGTGTACCAGGGAGGTCCTTTGCAATCTCTGACAGTTCAGCTGAACAAATACCAGACCCTTATGAACATTATTCAGATGATTATGGAGACAAAGCGAATGGAAGTGGTTGGGAGCGTAATGTAACAATCTTCCACGGGCAGGATATCTCTGAGGAGGCACTGCTGTTTCTGACAGGCCCCGTGTCCACCATCCTCATTCCTTCCTTCTACACGCTGGTCTGCCTCATTAGTGTGCCGATCAACATCTGTGCAGTGTTGGCCTTTGCTCGGCGGATCCGGCCTAAGAAGCCGGCAGCCATCTACATGCTGAACCTGGCCTGTGCCGACCTACTCTTCGCCATGCTGCTCCCCTTCAAGATCTCCTACCACTTTGCCGGCAACAACTGGATATTCGGCCCGCTCATGTGCCGTGTGGTCACTGCAGCTTTTTACTGGAACATGTATTGCTCTGTTCTGCTCATAGCTTGCATCAGCGTGGACCGGCTTCTCGCTGTGGTCTATCCCATCAACTCCCTGGCTTGGAGAAGGCCACGGAACGCAACCATCGCCTGTGTAACCATGTGGATAATATCCTTGGCTGGTTCGGTGCCCCTTGTCCTCTCAAACCAGACTGTTCACATCAGACAGCTGGACATCACCACCTGCCATGATGTCCAGTACATACATGAGCTAATCACACGCTACAAGATCTACTTCATCACCCTCTGCTGCGCCCTCTTCTTCCTGCCTCTGCTCATCATTGTGGTGTCCTACACACGGGTCATCTGGTCTCTGAGCAGGGTCCCACGAGGGGTTCCAGGACGCTCACGCAGAAGAACCAGAGCAGTGGTGATGGCTCTGACCGTGCTGGTGATGTTTGTGCTCTGTTTCACACCCACTAATTGTTTGCTCCTAGCGCACTACCTGCAGTTCAACGCAGGAGTGGAGAAGAGCAAGGAGGCACCCGATGGCTCCTACGCAGTCTATCTGGTcttcatgtgtttgggaagtctCAACTGTGTCCTGGATCCTCTGGTATACTACTTTGGATCATCCCAGTGCCAGAGACAACTGTCCAATGTGCTGAGGTGTCAGAAGATTAcagacggcagcagcagcagccatacAACCTCTGACTCTTGTCGATCCAGCAGCAGAAAGATCCTGAAATCCAGTCGTACAGAAAGTTCCATAATAAACTCCTCAGTCACCAAAGCGGACTCTTTCCAAGCCAACCTCAACAGCCAGTACAAGAAGCTGCTGGTCTGA